From a region of the Tenggerimyces flavus genome:
- a CDS encoding DUF485 domain-containing protein translates to MPEPTVQQKQQAYASIAKSGEFRELRKRYRNFAFPWTIAFMVWYLLYVVCANWAPGFMSAKVLGNINVALVFGLLQFVSTFLIAFLYSRHANKALDPIADRLNAEYRKGISA, encoded by the coding sequence GTGCCCGAACCGACTGTCCAACAGAAGCAGCAGGCCTACGCGTCTATCGCGAAGAGCGGCGAGTTTCGTGAACTACGCAAGCGATATCGCAACTTTGCGTTCCCGTGGACGATCGCGTTCATGGTGTGGTACCTGCTGTACGTCGTGTGCGCCAACTGGGCGCCCGGCTTCATGTCAGCCAAGGTCCTCGGCAACATCAACGTCGCCCTCGTGTTCGGGCTGCTGCAGTTCGTCTCGACGTTCCTGATCGCCTTCCTCTACAGCCGGCACGCCAACAAGGCGCTCGACCCCATCGCTGACCGGCTGAACGCCGAATACCGGAAGGGAATCAGCGCATGA
- a CDS encoding solute symporter family protein, with product MSAGTQLLAATSTSHRPLTIVLFLIVVAITLYVTLWASRQNKTAADYYAAGRSFSGVQNGLAISGDYMSAASFLGISGAIALSGYDGFLYSIGFLVAWLVALLLVAELLRNSGRFTLADQLAFRMRQRPVRTAAAVSTLGVSIFYLLAQMVGAGALVSLLLGVTGDAAKNITIVLVGVLMIFYVTVGGMKGTTWVQIVKAVLLMTGTVVITVIVLWQFRFNLSELLGAAASNTGKGSAFLEPGLRYGTTLTSKIDFLSLSLALVLGTAGLPHILIRFYTVPTSKTARTSVTWAIGLIGAFYLMTLVLGFGAAALLDTGPESQVAKSAGNVASPLLAEAAGGGAGSTGGAILLALIAAVAFATILAVVAGLTLTSASSFAHDIYAHVMKKGQASEKDELRTARIAAFIIGAVAIALAIPAQKLNIAFLVALAFAVAASANLPAIIYNLFWRRFNTRGAVWSIYGGLISCILLVIFSPVVSGKVGPTGASASLFPLGVDFSWFPLENPGLVSIPIGFLLGWIGAITSKEPEAQAGYDELEVRALTGSGAEGATQH from the coding sequence ATGAGCGCCGGCACTCAGCTGCTCGCGGCGACCTCGACATCCCATCGCCCGTTGACGATTGTGCTGTTCCTGATCGTCGTCGCGATCACGCTTTACGTGACGCTGTGGGCGAGCCGGCAGAACAAGACCGCCGCCGACTACTACGCCGCCGGCCGCAGCTTCTCCGGCGTACAGAACGGTCTCGCGATCTCCGGCGACTACATGTCGGCCGCGAGCTTCCTCGGCATCTCCGGCGCGATCGCGCTGTCCGGGTACGACGGATTCCTTTACTCCATTGGCTTCCTGGTCGCCTGGCTGGTCGCGCTCCTGCTCGTCGCCGAGCTGCTGCGGAACTCCGGCAGGTTCACCCTCGCCGACCAGCTCGCGTTCCGGATGCGCCAGCGTCCGGTACGTACGGCCGCCGCCGTCTCCACGCTCGGCGTCTCGATCTTCTACCTGCTGGCCCAGATGGTCGGCGCCGGCGCGCTCGTCTCCCTGCTGCTCGGGGTCACCGGCGACGCGGCGAAGAACATCACGATCGTCCTCGTCGGCGTGCTGATGATCTTCTACGTCACGGTCGGCGGCATGAAGGGCACGACCTGGGTCCAGATCGTCAAGGCCGTCTTGCTCATGACCGGAACGGTCGTCATCACAGTCATCGTGCTCTGGCAGTTCCGCTTCAACCTCTCCGAGCTGCTCGGCGCCGCCGCCAGCAACACCGGTAAGGGATCGGCGTTCCTCGAACCAGGGTTGAGGTACGGCACGACCCTCACCTCGAAGATCGACTTCCTCTCGCTCAGCCTCGCGCTCGTCCTGGGCACGGCCGGACTGCCGCACATCCTGATCCGCTTCTACACCGTGCCCACCTCGAAGACGGCACGAACGTCGGTCACGTGGGCCATCGGCTTGATCGGTGCGTTCTACCTGATGACGTTGGTGCTCGGCTTCGGCGCCGCCGCCCTGCTCGACACCGGACCCGAGTCCCAGGTCGCCAAATCGGCAGGCAACGTCGCGTCGCCCCTGCTCGCCGAGGCAGCGGGCGGCGGCGCCGGATCGACCGGAGGAGCCATTCTGCTGGCGCTGATCGCCGCGGTCGCGTTCGCCACGATCCTCGCCGTGGTGGCCGGATTGACACTGACCTCAGCGTCCAGCTTCGCCCACGACATCTACGCCCATGTGATGAAGAAGGGCCAGGCGTCGGAGAAGGACGAGCTGCGTACGGCCCGGATCGCCGCGTTCATCATCGGCGCGGTCGCGATCGCCCTCGCGATCCCGGCACAGAAGCTCAACATCGCGTTCCTGGTGGCCCTGGCGTTCGCGGTCGCGGCGTCGGCGAACCTCCCCGCGATCATCTACAACCTGTTCTGGCGGAGGTTCAACACCCGCGGCGCGGTGTGGAGCATCTACGGCGGTCTGATCTCCTGCATCCTGCTGGTGATCTTCTCGCCCGTGGTGTCCGGCAAGGTCGGGCCGACCGGGGCCAGCGCGTCGCTGTTCCCGCTCGGCGTCGACTTCAGCTGGTTCCCGCTGGAGAACCCCGGCCTGGTCTCGATCCCGATCGGGTTCCTGCTCGGTTGGATCGGAGCGATCACCTCGAAGGAGCCGGAGGCCCAGGCTGGCTACGACGAGCTCGAGGTCCGCGCGCTGACCGGATCCGGCGCGGAGGGAGCAACACAGCACTAA